One part of the Arabidopsis thaliana chromosome 4, partial sequence genome encodes these proteins:
- a CDS encoding HAD superfamily, subfamily IIIB acid phosphatase (HAD superfamily, subfamily IIIB acid phosphatase; FUNCTIONS IN: acid phosphatase activity; INVOLVED IN: biological_process unknown; LOCATED IN: plasma membrane, vacuole; EXPRESSED IN: 26 plant structures; EXPRESSED DURING: 15 growth stages; CONTAINS InterPro DOMAIN/s: Acid phosphatase (Class B) (InterPro:IPR005519), Vegetative storage protein/acid phosphatase (InterPro:IPR014403), Acid phosphatase, plant (InterPro:IPR010028); BEST Arabidopsis thaliana protein match is: HAD superfamily, subfamily IIIB acid phosphatase (TAIR:AT4G29270.1); Has 713 Blast hits to 710 proteins in 181 species: Archae - 0; Bacteria - 300; Metazoa - 2; Fungi - 0; Plants - 366; Viruses - 0; Other Eukaryotes - 45 (source: NCBI BLink).), with protein MASLRSLSIWFFFFFVFVFLINPSISIRTSFIKLPGSDGSRYCDSWRLAAETNNVGTWDLIPSICVDSVAEYLNGDQFLSDYSVIVDYALAFAKSVEISGDGKDVWIFDIDETLLTNIDYYKAHGYGSEPYDDNKFSEWVEQGTAPAFDASLRLYNALKKLGFTIILLTGRDEHQRTSTETNLRDAGYSGWERLLLRGPNDQGKSATNYKSEQRSKLIEEGFKIRGNSGDQWSDLQGFAVADRSFKVPNPMYYIP; from the exons ATGGCGTCTCTTCGTAGCCTTTCgatttggttcttcttcttcttcgtcttcgtcttcttaaTCAATCCCTCCATTTCTATTCGAACTTCCTTCATCAAGCTTCCCGGAAGCGACGGATCTCGCTACTGCGACAGCTGGAGATTAGCCGCCGAGACCAATAACGTCGGAACTTGGGATCTGATTCCGTCAATCTGCGTGGATTCCGTCGCCGAGTATCTTAACGGAGACCAGTTTTTATCCGATTACAGTGTCATCGTCGATTATGCTCTCGCGTTTGCGAAATCGGTTGAAATTTCCGGCGACGGCAAGGACGTGTGGATCTTCGATATCGACGAGACGCTTCTCACGAATATTGACTACTACAAGGCTCATGGTTACGG GTCTGAACCGTATGACGATAATAAATTTAGTGAGTGGGTGGAACAAGGAACAGCTCCAGCTTTTGATGCGAGCTTGAGACTGTACAATGCTCTCAAGAAACTTGGTTTCACTATCATTTTGCTAACCGGTCGGGACGAGCATCAAAGGACTTCCACCGAGACAAATCTCCGGGATGCCGGTTATTCCGGTTGGGAACGTCTCCTCTTGAG AGGTCCAAATGATCAAGGGAAGTCAGCTACAAATTACAAATCCGAGCAGCGATCGAAACTGATTGAGGAAGGTTTCAAAATCCGTGGCAATAGCGGTGATCAATGGAGTGACTTGCAAGGTTTTGCCGTGGCTGATCGTTCTTTCAAAGTCCCAAATCCCATGTACTACATTCCTTGA
- a CDS encoding Leucine-rich repeat (LRR) family protein, with product MSKKKKGSNNFKLLCFFLFLGGLVQTDASFGVGGGVGVGIGGGGGGGGGGVWVGGGYNNGGNRNAVPGSSAPNRVAYNALQVWKSAMREDPSNVLKTWVGSDVCSYKGVFCSGQSITSIDLNHANLKGTLVKDLALLSDLNILHLNSNRFSGQIPDSFKSLASLQELDLSNNKLSELFNKRLDAILLNNNQFVGEIPRNLGNSPASVINLANNRFSGEIPTSFGLTGSRVKEVLLLNNQLTGCIPESVGMFSEIEVFDVSYNALMGHVPDTISCLSAIEILNLAHNKFSGEVPDLVCSLRNLINLTVAFNFFSGFSSECSSRVSFGFDFVGNCIPGRNSQRPQPDCSGYSGGAMSCFRIPTQPLACAAISVGLRESNNQYYTSSPP from the exons atgtctaagaagaagaaaggcaGCAACAACTTTaagcttctctgtttcttcctgTTTTTGGGTGGTTTGGTTCAGACAGATGCTTCTTTTGGAGTAGGAGGCGGCGTTGGAGTAGGAAtcggcggcggcggcggtggCGGTGGCGGTGGTGTTTGGGTTGGCGGTGGATACAACAACGGTGGAAATCGTAATGCTGTTCCAGGATCATCAGCTCCAAACAGGGTAGCTTACAATGCTCTTCAAGTTTGGAAATCAGCCATGAGAGAGGATCCATCAAATGTTCTCAAAACATGGGTTGGATCAGATGTTTGTTCTTACAAAGGTGTGTTCTGTTCTGGTCAATCTATAACCTCTATAGATCTTAACCATGCAAATCTCAAAGGCACACTTGTCAAAGACCTAGCTTTACTCTCAGACCTCAATATTCTCCATCTCAACAGTAACAGATTCTCAGGGCAAATCCCAGATTCTTTCAAATCTTTAGCTTCTCttcaagaacttgatctaagcaacAATAAACTCTCAG AGCTTTTCAACAAACGGTTAGACGCGATTCTCCTCAATAACAATCAATTCGTCGGAGAAATCCCAAGAAACCTCGGAAATTCTCCGGCTTCGGTTATTAATCTCGCGAATAACAGATTTTCCGGCGAAATTCCGACGAGTTTTGGTCTGACGGGATCGAGGGTTAAGGaagttttgcttttgaatAACCAGTTAACCGGTTGTATACCGGAATCTGTTGGTATGTTCTCTGAAATTGAAGTCTTTGACGTTAGCTACAATGCATTGATGGGTCATGTTCCAGATACGATCTCTTGCTTGTCGGcgattgaaattttgaatcttgCTCACAATAAATTCTCTGGGGAGGTTCCTGATTTGGTTTGTTCGTTGAGGAATCTTATTAATCTCACTGTTGCgttcaatttcttctctgGGTTTAGCTCTGAATGTTCTTCCAGGGTTAGTTTCGGGTTTGATTTCGTTGGGAATTGTATTCCCGGGAGGAATTCGCAGCGGCCGCAGCCGGATTGTTCCGGTTATTCCGGCGGAGCTATGAGCTGTTTTAGGATTCCGACGCAGCCTTTGGCTTGTGCTGCGATAAGTGTTGGATTGAGAGAGAGTAATAATCAATACTACACTTCATCTCCTCCATGA
- a CDS encoding HXXXD-type acyl-transferase family protein (HXXXD-type acyl-transferase family protein; FUNCTIONS IN: transferase activity, transferring acyl groups other than amino-acyl groups, transferase activity; INVOLVED IN: biological_process unknown; LOCATED IN: cellular_component unknown; EXPRESSED IN: leaf whorl, sepal, flower; EXPRESSED DURING: petal differentiation and expansion stage; CONTAINS InterPro DOMAIN/s: Transferase (InterPro:IPR003480); BEST Arabidopsis thaliana protein match is: HXXXD-type acyl-transferase family protein (TAIR:AT5G02890.1); Has 30201 Blast hits to 17322 proteins in 780 species: Archae - 12; Bacteria - 1396; Metazoa - 17338; Fungi - 3422; Plants - 5037; Viruses - 0; Other Eukaryotes - 2996 (source: NCBI BLink).), with amino-acid sequence MFAKEKTIMEEDRVRFICKRTVVSTRSIEPGRLYQLSVLDHVMEPNHIRLVYYYRCSKTREPGEITKKLRESLAYTLNCYPIVTGRLVKEVDGMEENKDLSQRWMVKSNDAGVRMVEARATGSVKEWLRSVNREEELKLVHWEDMYHLQYYWSTFCVQVTEFESGGLAIGLSCSHLLADPVCAMMFIRAWADLTLSRSMMAPPLFHPLPPRRFSNQRLISNNQLLSHYIKSCSLTASPSNMTEDHMVTVTFLFPDPLVRAGENEPRISTFEILAGLFWVCVSRAKGKRNELMDMSLCLDVRKLLRLDQSYFGNCMVYHKVPYSKPVKTKDKLLFHAVQEIESITKRLDYDTVMDLIEWLSSNNGAISNGSDLVCTNLENMSHSRPMMFEEDLALSHVSCYVEGPVAGGGQVIVLPSPPGKEPMSRVVMVSLPQRVMVKVIEDELLLSFSPVVIMEDTKQL; translated from the exons ATGTTTGCTAAAGAGAAGACAATAATGGAGGAGGACCGCGTGAGATTCATATGCAAAAGAACCGTGGTGAGCACTAGATCGATTGAACCAGGGCGATTATACCAGTTATCAGTATTGGACCACGTCATGGAACCAAACCACATTCGTCTAGTCTACTATTACCGGTGTTCCAAGACTAGAGAACCGGgagaaatcacaaaaaaattaagggAGTCATTAGCATACACACTCAATTGTTATCCGATTGTAACCGGGAGACTGGTTAAAGAAGTTGATGGTATGGAAGAGAATAAGGATTTAAGCCAACGATGGATGGTAAAGAGCAACGACGCCGGCGTGAGGATGGTGGAGGCCAGAGCAACCGGGTCAGTTAAGGAATGGCTTAGGAGTGTAAATAGAGAGGAAGAACTCAAGCTTGTTCATTGGGAAGACATGTATCATCTTCAATATTATTGGTCTACCTTCTGTGTTCAG GTAACTGAGTTTGAAAGTGGTGGGTTAGCTATTGGATTGAGTTGTAGCCATCTCTTAGCCGATCCAGTTTGTGCAATGATGTTTATTCGAGCTTGGGCAGATTTAACTTTGTCTCGGTCCATGATGGCTCCACCACTATTCCACCCGTTGCCGCCTCGCCGGTTTTCCAACCAAAGACTAATCTCTAACAACCAACTGCTTAGCCATTACATCAAATCTTGCTCTCTAACGGCTTCACCGTCAAACATGACCGAGGACCATATGGTCACCGTTACTTTTCTGTTCCCGGATCCGCTGGTCAGAGCCGGCGAGAATGAGCCAAGGATTTCgacatttgagattttggCTGGACTCTTTTGGGTCTGTGTGAGTCGAGccaaaggaaaaagaaacgaGCTCATGGACATGTCCTTGTGCTTAGACGTTAGGAAATTGTTGCGTTTAGACCAAAGTTATTTTGGTAATTGCATGGTTTATCACAAGGTTCCCTACTCCAAACCGGTTAAAACCAAAGATAAACTCTTATTCCACGCTGTTCAAGAGATTGAGAGCATAACCAAGAGACTAGACTACGACACGGTCATGGACTTGATTGAGTGGTTGAGTAGCAATAACGGTGCGATATCAAATGGTTCGGATCTCGTGTGTACTAATTTAGAAAACATGTCTCATTCACGTCCGATGATGTTCGAGGAGGATTTGGCTCTGAGCCACGTATCTTGCTATGTAGAAGGGCCTGTAGCTGGAGGTGGACAGGTCATAGTGCTTCCCTCACCGCCCGGTAAGGAACCAATGAGCCGAGTGGTTATGGTCAGTCTTCCTCAAAGAGTGATGGTTAAGGTTATAGAAGACGAGCTTCTTTTAAGCTTTTCTCCGGTCGTAATTATGGAAGATACAAAGCAATTATAA
- a CDS encoding Leucine-rich repeat (LRR) family protein (Leucine-rich repeat (LRR) family protein; INVOLVED IN: biological_process unknown; LOCATED IN: endomembrane system; EXPRESSED IN: 19 plant structures; EXPRESSED DURING: 13 growth stages; CONTAINS InterPro DOMAIN/s: Leucine-rich repeat-containing N-terminal domain, type 2 (InterPro:IPR013210), Leucine-rich repeat (InterPro:IPR001611); BEST Arabidopsis thaliana protein match is: Leucine-rich repeat (LRR) family protein (TAIR:AT2G19780.1); Has 63461 Blast hits to 20951 proteins in 903 species: Archae - 14; Bacteria - 2781; Metazoa - 8815; Fungi - 480; Plants - 47912; Viruses - 34; Other Eukaryotes - 3425 (source: NCBI BLink).) yields MSKKKKGSNNFKLLCFFLFLGGLVQTDASFGVGGGVGVGIGGGGGGGGGGVWVGGGYNNGGNRNAVPGSSAPNRVAYNALQVWKSAMREDPSNVLKTWVGSDVCSYKGVFCSGQSITSIDLNHANLKGTLVKDLALLSDLNILHLNSNRFSGQIPDSFKSLASLQELDLSNNKLSGPFPLVTLYIPNLVYLDLRFNSLTGFIPEELFNKRLDAILLNNNQFVGEIPRNLGNSPASVINLANNRFSGEIPTSFGLTGSRVKEVLLLNNQLTGCIPESVGMFSEIEVFDVSYNALMGHVPDTISCLSAIEILNLAHNKFSGEVPDLVCSLRNLINLTVAFNFFSGFSSECSSRVSFGFDFVGNCIPGRNSQRPQPDCSGYSGGAMSCFRIPTQPLACAAISVGLRESNNQYYTSSPP; encoded by the coding sequence atgtctaagaagaagaaaggcaGCAACAACTTTaagcttctctgtttcttcctgTTTTTGGGTGGTTTGGTTCAGACAGATGCTTCTTTTGGAGTAGGAGGCGGCGTTGGAGTAGGAAtcggcggcggcggcggtggCGGTGGCGGTGGTGTTTGGGTTGGCGGTGGATACAACAACGGTGGAAATCGTAATGCTGTTCCAGGATCATCAGCTCCAAACAGGGTAGCTTACAATGCTCTTCAAGTTTGGAAATCAGCCATGAGAGAGGATCCATCAAATGTTCTCAAAACATGGGTTGGATCAGATGTTTGTTCTTACAAAGGTGTGTTCTGTTCTGGTCAATCTATAACCTCTATAGATCTTAACCATGCAAATCTCAAAGGCACACTTGTCAAAGACCTAGCTTTACTCTCAGACCTCAATATTCTCCATCTCAACAGTAACAGATTCTCAGGGCAAATCCCAGATTCTTTCAAATCTTTAGCTTCTCttcaagaacttgatctaagcaacAATAAACTCTCAGGTCCTTTCCCTTTAGTCACACTCTACATACCAAATCTGGTTTACCTCGATCTCCGGTTTAATAGTTTAACCGGTTTCATCCCTGAAGAGCTTTTCAACAAACGGTTAGACGCGATTCTCCTCAATAACAATCAATTCGTCGGAGAAATCCCAAGAAACCTCGGAAATTCTCCGGCTTCGGTTATTAATCTCGCGAATAACAGATTTTCCGGCGAAATTCCGACGAGTTTTGGTCTGACGGGATCGAGGGTTAAGGaagttttgcttttgaatAACCAGTTAACCGGTTGTATACCGGAATCTGTTGGTATGTTCTCTGAAATTGAAGTCTTTGACGTTAGCTACAATGCATTGATGGGTCATGTTCCAGATACGATCTCTTGCTTGTCGGcgattgaaattttgaatcttgCTCACAATAAATTCTCTGGGGAGGTTCCTGATTTGGTTTGTTCGTTGAGGAATCTTATTAATCTCACTGTTGCgttcaatttcttctctgGGTTTAGCTCTGAATGTTCTTCCAGGGTTAGTTTCGGGTTTGATTTCGTTGGGAATTGTATTCCCGGGAGGAATTCGCAGCGGCCGCAGCCGGATTGTTCCGGTTATTCCGGCGGAGCTATGAGCTGTTTTAGGATTCCGACGCAGCCTTTGGCTTGTGCTGCGATAAGTGTTGGATTGAGAGAGAGTAATAATCAATACTACACTTCATCTCCTCCATGA